A DNA window from Candidatus Sulfidibacterium hydrothermale contains the following coding sequences:
- a CDS encoding peptidylprolyl isomerase produces the protein MKKIVIISLAVLVGVLTACHSTGEKQTGKKQKTEKVKKQTHPLVVMKTRFGKIVAELYPKKAPITVANFEKYIRLGKYHDAVFYRAVTLKNQPKKKVKIEVIQGGLFKDIEAMMPPIKLETTKQTGIHHLNGTLSMARNEPNSATSEFFICIGKQPELDYGGKRNPDGQGFAAFGRVIKGMDVVKKIQQQPTDHQLLVPPVKIDTMYLIEPK, from the coding sequence ATGAAAAAAATCGTCATTATTTCTTTGGCTGTTCTCGTTGGTGTTTTAACTGCTTGTCATTCCACGGGGGAAAAGCAAACCGGAAAAAAGCAAAAAACAGAAAAAGTCAAAAAACAGACACATCCTTTGGTGGTCATGAAAACCCGTTTCGGGAAAATTGTAGCTGAACTCTATCCTAAAAAAGCGCCGATTACCGTAGCGAATTTTGAAAAATACATCCGGCTGGGCAAATACCACGATGCGGTTTTTTACCGTGCAGTTACCCTGAAAAACCAGCCTAAGAAGAAAGTAAAAATCGAAGTTATTCAAGGGGGATTATTTAAAGACATCGAGGCCATGATGCCCCCTATCAAGCTGGAAACCACTAAACAAACCGGCATCCATCACCTGAATGGCACCCTTTCGATGGCCCGAAACGAACCCAATTCGGCTACCAGCGAGTTTTTTATTTGCATCGGAAAACAACCCGAACTGGACTATGGCGGGAAACGCAATCCTGACGGACAAGGATTTGCTGCTTTTGGCCGGGTAATCAAAGGAATGGATGTGGTAAAAAAAATACAACAGCAACCTACCGATCACCAGTTACTGGTTCCGCCGGTAAAAATCGACACCATGTATCTGATTGAGCCCAAATAA
- a CDS encoding PEP/pyruvate-binding domain-containing protein: MTVNKSLRYMNLLEVMNKVNHITRQNRDVDSTLKHVVELLSEQEDLAHFDFFRIIYGDREYFVKGKNKVEGTAVCDDKYFVTHSGKKCAIHYCTRKEDATDENFRKNQEYFLNSLTNILRRYLNKQERVQHPEWQEADKKEKEQAKKGIISSRFLQRFLNKNTHTRDVYHDLMPFKVKEILLISSLYDAYAIEREGRFSEHMLGQYGQLNLTSIPRITGASTVEQAFDLLKRRHFDQIIYMVGVDKKTPVTASKRIKEKYPYIPIFLLLNNNSDVEYFKSEQTKLRFIDRIFAWNGDSNIFFSMIKLLEDHMNVENDTRRGKVRVILLAEDSPIYSSRYLSFLYRVLMEQTKRIIDDVSTDELYKVLRMRARPKILFAPTFEQAVDIIDKYKDYLLCLITDVKYERHGKINDNAGVELLAYARKELKNLPVIMQSADPAYAEVAKKYHSLFIDKNSETLYEDFQDFITNYLGFGDFVFKDSKGNAIARAANIREFEEQLHKIPDDSLIFHASRNHFSMWLMARQEIKAANFINPKKVSDYKSVQALREALIKMIREHRDEAESGNLIPFEPEMTINPENLYTLSEGSLGGKGRGLAFINALIHNFNFSRYVSDIHIKTPVTFIIGTKEFEEFINKNQLNKLALFEKDTRKIKEAFLNTELSEDLSEKLAAILRHIKNPVAVRSSSLFEDSLTLPFAGIFETYILPNSHENFIVRHKQLCDAVKLVYASLYSTISKDYVKAINYKLEDERMAVVIEEVVGNRYDDLYYPHISGVAQSYNYYPFAHMKPEEGFAIAAVGLGKYVVEGNRAYRFSPKYPGVEINSPKDQFKSSQVNFYAVDLNKKDLDLMEGEDAGLTLEDISVAERQGTLKHCASVYNPDNDTIYPGLTKPGPRIVNFANILKYNYIPLAKTLSVLLELGKEAMGTAVEMEYAVDLNKDKEGKATFYILQIKPLISQNVDFEADMDKVDPKDILLFTKTGMGNGFYENIQDVIYVVPKKFDKTQTEEMALEAERFNEKMMESGKQYILIGPGRWGTRDKWIGIPVRWAQISNARVVVETSLHNFPLDASSGSHFFHNVTSMNVGYFTIQHDREENILNYEMLDEQEIVEEGAFFRHVRFKSPLKVKMDGRNRIYVIHR, translated from the coding sequence ATGACTGTGAATAAGTCGTTGAGATACATGAATTTGCTGGAAGTAATGAATAAAGTCAATCACATTACCCGGCAAAACAGGGATGTGGACAGTACGTTAAAACATGTGGTGGAACTCCTTTCGGAACAGGAAGATCTGGCTCATTTTGACTTTTTCCGGATTATTTACGGCGATCGGGAGTATTTTGTCAAAGGAAAAAACAAAGTAGAAGGAACGGCCGTTTGTGATGACAAATATTTTGTAACCCATTCCGGAAAAAAATGTGCAATTCACTATTGTACACGAAAGGAAGATGCCACGGATGAGAATTTCAGAAAAAATCAGGAGTATTTCCTGAATAGCCTGACCAACATTTTACGGCGTTATCTGAACAAACAGGAACGTGTTCAGCATCCGGAGTGGCAGGAGGCCGATAAAAAAGAAAAAGAACAGGCCAAAAAAGGAATTATCAGTAGCCGTTTTCTGCAGCGGTTTTTGAATAAAAACACCCATACCCGCGATGTGTATCATGACCTGATGCCTTTTAAGGTCAAGGAAATTCTGTTAATTTCCAGTTTGTATGATGCCTATGCCATTGAACGGGAAGGCCGTTTTTCGGAACACATGCTGGGGCAGTATGGTCAGCTGAACCTGACTTCCATTCCGCGTATTACCGGTGCCTCCACAGTAGAACAGGCTTTCGATTTGCTGAAAAGAAGACATTTTGACCAGATCATTTACATGGTGGGAGTGGATAAAAAAACACCGGTAACCGCCAGCAAGCGGATTAAAGAAAAATATCCGTATATCCCCATTTTCCTGTTGCTGAACAACAACAGTGATGTGGAATATTTTAAAAGTGAACAGACCAAACTGCGGTTTATCGACCGGATTTTTGCTTGGAACGGCGATAGTAATATTTTCTTCTCTATGATCAAACTGCTTGAAGATCATATGAATGTGGAAAATGATACCCGCCGGGGAAAAGTGCGGGTAATATTACTGGCCGAAGATTCTCCCATTTACTCGTCGCGGTACCTTTCATTCTTGTATCGTGTGCTGATGGAGCAAACCAAGCGCATTATTGACGATGTAAGTACGGATGAGTTGTATAAAGTGTTGCGCATGCGGGCCCGGCCGAAAATTTTATTTGCCCCTACCTTTGAACAGGCGGTGGATATCATTGATAAATACAAAGATTACCTGCTTTGTCTGATTACGGATGTGAAGTATGAACGGCACGGGAAAATTAATGACAATGCCGGTGTGGAACTGTTAGCTTATGCCCGGAAAGAACTGAAAAACCTGCCTGTGATCATGCAATCGGCTGATCCTGCTTATGCGGAAGTTGCTAAAAAATATCATTCGCTTTTTATTGATAAAAATTCGGAAACCCTTTACGAAGATTTTCAGGATTTTATTACGAACTATCTTGGCTTTGGCGATTTTGTTTTTAAAGACAGCAAAGGCAATGCCATAGCGCGGGCAGCCAATATCCGCGAATTTGAAGAGCAGTTGCATAAGATTCCGGACGATTCTTTGATTTTTCATGCCAGCCGGAACCACTTTTCCATGTGGCTGATGGCACGACAGGAAATTAAAGCGGCCAATTTTATTAATCCCAAAAAAGTATCCGATTATAAAAGTGTACAGGCCTTGCGTGAAGCGTTGATTAAGATGATCCGCGAACACCGCGATGAAGCCGAATCGGGCAACCTGATTCCTTTTGAGCCGGAAATGACCATCAATCCGGAAAACCTTTATACGCTTTCCGAAGGCTCTCTTGGCGGAAAAGGACGTGGACTGGCGTTTATTAATGCGCTGATTCATAATTTTAATTTCTCGCGTTATGTTTCGGATATACACATAAAAACGCCGGTTACTTTTATTATCGGTACCAAAGAATTTGAAGAATTCATCAATAAAAACCAGCTGAATAAACTGGCGCTTTTTGAGAAAGATACCCGGAAGATAAAAGAGGCTTTTCTGAATACGGAACTTTCGGAAGATCTGTCGGAAAAACTGGCGGCTATCCTGCGTCATATCAAAAATCCGGTAGCGGTGCGTTCGTCCAGCCTTTTTGAAGATTCGCTGACCTTGCCGTTTGCCGGGATTTTCGAAACCTACATTTTACCCAACAGTCACGAAAACTTTATTGTTCGCCATAAACAATTGTGCGATGCGGTAAAATTGGTGTATGCATCGTTATATTCCACTATATCAAAAGATTATGTAAAAGCTATTAACTATAAACTGGAAGATGAACGGATGGCAGTGGTGATAGAAGAAGTGGTAGGAAACCGGTATGACGATCTTTATTATCCGCATATCAGCGGCGTAGCCCAGTCGTACAATTACTATCCTTTTGCACACATGAAACCGGAAGAAGGTTTTGCCATTGCTGCCGTGGGATTGGGGAAATATGTGGTGGAAGGAAACCGGGCTTACCGTTTTTCGCCCAAGTATCCGGGAGTGGAAATCAATTCGCCAAAAGATCAGTTCAAGAGCTCACAGGTGAATTTTTATGCCGTAGATCTGAATAAAAAGGATCTGGATCTGATGGAAGGTGAAGATGCCGGACTGACGCTGGAAGACATCAGTGTGGCCGAAAGACAGGGAACATTAAAGCATTGTGCATCGGTGTACAACCCGGATAATGATACCATTTATCCGGGGTTGACCAAACCGGGGCCCCGGATTGTGAATTTTGCCAATATTTTGAAGTATAATTATATCCCTTTGGCAAAAACGCTTAGCGTGCTGCTTGAGCTGGGCAAAGAAGCCATGGGAACGGCAGTGGAAATGGAGTATGCCGTTGATCTGAACAAAGATAAAGAGGGAAAAGCAACATTCTATATTTTGCAGATCAAACCGCTGATTTCGCAAAATGTGGATTTTGAAGCGGATATGGATAAAGTGGATCCCAAAGATATTTTACTGTTTACCAAAACCGGAATGGGAAACGGATTTTATGAAAATATACAAGATGTAATTTATGTCGTTCCCAAAAAGTTTGATAAAACCCAAACCGAAGAGATGGCCCTGGAAGCCGAACGGTTTAACGAAAAAATGATGGAGAGTGGGAAACAGTATATTTTGATTGGTCCCGGACGCTGGGGAACACGTGACAAGTGGATTGGCATTCCGGTGCGGTGGGCGCAGATTTCCAATGCCCGTGTTGTGGTGGAAACCAGTTTGCATAATTTCCCGCTGGATGCCTCTTCCGGTTCTCATTTTTTCCATAATGTAACCAGCATGAATGTGGGATATTTTACCATTCAGCACGACAGGGAAGAAAATATCCTGAATTATGAAATGTTGGATGAGCAGGAAATCGTTGAAGAGGGGGCTTTTTTTCGGCATGTTCGCTTTAAGTCGCCGCTGAAAGTAAAAATGGATGGCCGGAACCGGATTTATGTGATTCACCGGTAA
- a CDS encoding sulfide/dihydroorotate dehydrogenase-like FAD/NAD-binding protein translates to MNKIISKEFFSENVAKIVLEAPDIAKSRKAGHFVIIRLDEKGERIPLTIADGDPEKGTITLVVQKVGVTSAKLLAMKEGDEILDVVGPLGHPTHIEKFGTVLCAGGGVGVAPMLPIIKALHEAGNKVISVLAGRTKELVILEDEVKKYSDEVIIMTDDGSYGKKGLVTAGMEEVIQREKVDKAFVIGPAIMMKFGSLTTKKYNIPTDVSLNTIMVDGTGMCGACRVSIGGKTKFVCVDGPEFDAFQVNWDEMMMRMGAYKTQEHEAYEKYLKTVETVG, encoded by the coding sequence ATGAACAAAATCATTTCAAAGGAGTTCTTCTCGGAAAATGTGGCAAAAATCGTTCTGGAAGCTCCTGATATCGCAAAATCCCGTAAAGCCGGACACTTTGTAATTATCCGGCTGGATGAAAAAGGGGAAAGAATTCCGTTAACCATTGCTGATGGTGATCCGGAAAAAGGTACCATTACATTGGTCGTGCAAAAAGTGGGAGTTACTTCCGCTAAATTGCTGGCAATGAAAGAAGGAGATGAAATTTTAGATGTGGTTGGCCCACTCGGACATCCGACACACATCGAAAAATTTGGTACCGTTTTATGTGCAGGTGGTGGTGTAGGTGTTGCTCCTATGTTGCCTATTATTAAAGCATTGCATGAAGCCGGTAACAAAGTGATTTCGGTACTCGCCGGACGGACCAAAGAGTTGGTAATCCTTGAAGATGAAGTGAAAAAATATTCTGATGAGGTGATTATCATGACCGATGATGGTTCTTATGGTAAAAAAGGATTGGTAACTGCCGGGATGGAAGAAGTCATCCAGCGTGAAAAAGTGGATAAAGCTTTTGTAATTGGTCCGGCCATCATGATGAAATTTGGTAGCCTGACGACCAAAAAATACAACATCCCGACTGATGTAAGTTTGAATACCATTATGGTGGACGGTACGGGCATGTGTGGCGCCTGCCGTGTTTCCATTGGCGGAAAAACCAAGTTTGTTTGTGTTGATGGCCCCGAATTTGACGCCTTCCAGGTAAACTGGGATGAAATGATGATGCGTATGGGCGCTTACAAAACACAGGAACACGAAGCTTACGAAAAATATTTAAAAACCGTTGAAACTGTTGGATAA
- the gltA gene encoding NADPH-dependent glutamate synthase, with amino-acid sequence MENIADYIKEGRSEAWRVELRKAMKAKERTSLERVKMPEQDPHVRNKNIIEVNLGVTEEMAVAEAHRCLDCPEPTCTIGCPVGINIPKFIKKIETKDFLGAAAAIKETNALPAVCGRVCPQEKQCELNCFYTQKLHKPPIAIGHLERFAADYERNSGKMNIPEIAESNGIKVAVVGSGPAGLAAAGDLAKFGYDVTVFEALHEIGGVLKYGIPEFRLPNDIVDVEIENMRKMGVKFRTDFIVGKTASFEDLRAQGFQAFFVGSGAGLPRFMNIPGENYNGIFSSNEYLTRVNLMKAAHDDYDTPVLFGKNVAVIGGGNTAMDSVRTAKRLGAERAMIVYRRSREEMPARVEEVHHALEEDIEFMNLHNPVEYFADESGRVNKMRVQKMELGEPDASGRRRPIPIEGSEFDIDVDLVVVAVGVSPNPIVPSSLKDLKMTDWGTIVVDKETMQTSIPDIFAGGDIVRGGATVILAMGDGRKAAAGIHKYLQEKVKAN; translated from the coding sequence ATGGAAAATATAGCTGATTATATCAAAGAAGGTCGCTCCGAAGCATGGCGTGTGGAACTGCGCAAAGCCATGAAAGCCAAAGAACGTACCAGTTTAGAGCGCGTCAAAATGCCGGAACAGGATCCGCATGTAAGAAATAAAAATATTATTGAAGTAAACCTGGGAGTTACTGAAGAAATGGCTGTGGCAGAAGCCCACCGTTGTCTCGATTGCCCCGAACCGACCTGTACCATTGGTTGTCCGGTAGGAATTAATATTCCTAAGTTCATCAAAAAAATCGAAACAAAAGATTTCCTGGGTGCTGCAGCTGCCATTAAAGAAACCAATGCGCTTCCGGCAGTTTGCGGTCGTGTTTGCCCGCAGGAAAAACAGTGCGAGCTGAACTGCTTCTATACCCAGAAATTACACAAACCGCCGATCGCTATTGGTCACCTGGAACGTTTTGCTGCTGATTATGAAAGAAACAGCGGAAAAATGAATATTCCGGAAATTGCCGAATCCAACGGTATTAAAGTGGCTGTAGTAGGTTCTGGTCCTGCCGGACTGGCTGCCGCTGGCGACCTGGCTAAATTCGGATACGATGTTACCGTATTTGAAGCCCTGCACGAAATTGGTGGTGTGCTGAAATACGGTATTCCTGAATTCCGTTTGCCCAACGACATTGTGGATGTGGAAATCGAAAACATGCGCAAAATGGGTGTGAAATTCCGCACCGACTTTATCGTAGGAAAAACCGCTTCGTTTGAAGATCTTCGTGCTCAGGGATTCCAGGCTTTCTTCGTAGGAAGCGGCGCCGGATTGCCTCGTTTCATGAACATCCCCGGAGAAAACTACAACGGTATTTTCTCTTCCAATGAATACCTGACCCGTGTAAACCTGATGAAAGCGGCTCACGACGATTACGATACGCCGGTATTGTTTGGTAAGAACGTAGCCGTTATTGGTGGTGGAAATACTGCAATGGACTCCGTTCGTACGGCTAAACGTCTGGGTGCTGAAAGAGCCATGATTGTTTATCGCCGTTCGCGCGAAGAAATGCCGGCCCGTGTGGAAGAAGTACATCACGCACTGGAAGAAGACATTGAATTCATGAACCTGCATAATCCGGTAGAATATTTTGCTGATGAATCCGGCCGCGTGAATAAAATGCGTGTCCAGAAGATGGAGTTGGGTGAACCGGATGCTTCCGGTCGTCGTCGTCCGATTCCGATCGAAGGTTCTGAATTTGATATTGATGTTGATTTGGTAGTGGTTGCTGTTGGTGTTTCTCCGAACCCCATCGTTCCCAGTAGCCTGAAAGATCTGAAAATGACCGACTGGGGAACCATTGTGGTGGATAAAGAAACCATGCAGACATCCATTCCTGATATTTTCGCCGGTGGCGATATTGTACGTGGGGGAGCTACCGTAATCCTGGCTATGGGTGACGGACGAAAAGCTGCCGCAGGTATTCATAAATACTTACAGGAAAAAGTAAAAGCCAATTAA
- a CDS encoding dihydroorotate dehydrogenase-like protein, whose translation MADLSTKYLGLDLRNPIVIGSSGLTNSVKEIVELDKNGAGAVVLKSIFEEQIILQAEHSLKQAEKHGMMYTELSETLDYIDVHIKEKELGNYLSLISEAKSKVQIPVIASVNAITAHEWTSFAKQIEGAGADAIELNIFIMPFNLDADCEKNEQAYYDILKKVKSQVNIPVSVKISPYFSNLGKVVKNLEANGADGVVLFNRFSTPDIDIQNMKVTHGDILSHASDIANSLRWIAILAKRVNLSLAASTGIHDGEAVVKQLLAGATVTQLTSAIYKHGPSYILDVVKFVNDWMESKGFNYVDQVRGKLSQAANENANAYERMQFMKYFSEIK comes from the coding sequence ATGGCAGATCTTAGCACAAAATATCTCGGACTGGATCTTCGTAACCCGATAGTCATCGGAAGTTCCGGATTGACCAACTCCGTTAAAGAAATTGTTGAACTTGATAAAAACGGCGCTGGTGCCGTGGTTTTGAAATCGATCTTTGAAGAACAAATTATTCTGCAGGCCGAACACAGCCTGAAACAAGCTGAAAAACACGGTATGATGTATACCGAGTTGTCTGAAACGCTTGATTATATTGATGTTCATATCAAAGAAAAGGAGTTGGGAAACTATCTTTCCCTGATTAGTGAAGCCAAAAGCAAAGTACAGATTCCGGTAATTGCCAGTGTAAATGCCATTACGGCACACGAATGGACTTCCTTTGCCAAACAGATTGAAGGGGCCGGTGCGGATGCTATTGAATTGAATATTTTTATTATGCCGTTTAATCTGGACGCTGATTGTGAAAAGAATGAACAGGCTTATTATGATATTCTGAAAAAAGTGAAAAGCCAGGTGAATATTCCGGTTTCTGTGAAAATCAGCCCTTATTTTTCCAATCTCGGGAAAGTAGTGAAAAACCTGGAAGCCAACGGCGCTGACGGTGTCGTGCTGTTTAACCGTTTTTCTACTCCGGATATTGACATCCAGAATATGAAAGTAACACATGGTGATATTTTAAGTCATGCTTCGGATATTGCCAATTCGCTGCGCTGGATTGCCATTTTGGCTAAACGGGTGAACCTGAGCCTGGCTGCTTCAACCGGAATCCATGACGGGGAAGCAGTGGTGAAACAATTGCTTGCCGGAGCTACAGTAACACAGCTGACTTCAGCTATTTATAAACATGGCCCTTCCTATATTTTGGATGTGGTGAAATTTGTGAATGACTGGATGGAAAGCAAAGGGTTTAACTACGTTGACCAGGTTCGTGGAAAACTGAGCCAGGCTGCTAACGAAAACGCCAATGCTTACGAAAGAATGCAGTTTATGAAATATTTCAGTGAAATCAAGTAA
- a CDS encoding phosphatase PAP2 family protein: MKESTQFIRFTKKNLLINSTLALVYLLWNFLIGGPQTGHFLLVVLWFTLYYLHPATRKFALGFSIFIVYWIVYDSMRGLPNYKVSPVHIRQPYELEKALFGITYQGKLLTPNEFFNLIHTKFLDILTGLFYLNWVPVPIAFAVYLYFKDKNLFTRFSLVFLLVNLMGFVIYYLYPEAPPWYVEIYGFHFQPGVHGHMAGLARFDQITGWNVFKALYEKNANVLAAMPSLHASYPVIVLYYAIKKKLGWFNIFFVIFLLGIWFSAVYTGHHYVIDVIAGASLAVTGIFIFEKIANKMPFKKWLSDFASMI; encoded by the coding sequence ATGAAAGAATCGACGCAGTTCATACGGTTTACAAAAAAGAACCTACTGATCAATAGCACTTTGGCCCTTGTATATCTCCTGTGGAATTTCCTGATCGGCGGGCCGCAAACCGGTCATTTTCTTCTTGTTGTTCTCTGGTTTACACTATACTACCTGCATCCTGCCACCCGGAAATTTGCTTTAGGATTTTCCATTTTTATCGTGTACTGGATTGTTTACGATTCTATGCGCGGACTTCCCAATTACAAAGTTTCTCCCGTACACATCCGGCAACCCTACGAACTGGAAAAAGCATTGTTTGGCATTACTTACCAGGGCAAGCTGCTTACGCCCAACGAATTCTTTAACCTTATTCACACCAAATTTCTGGATATCCTCACCGGCCTGTTTTATTTAAACTGGGTTCCGGTGCCCATTGCTTTTGCCGTTTACCTGTATTTCAAGGACAAAAACCTTTTCACCCGGTTTTCACTTGTTTTTCTATTGGTCAACCTGATGGGATTTGTCATTTACTATCTCTACCCGGAAGCTCCGCCCTGGTATGTGGAAATTTATGGTTTCCATTTCCAACCGGGAGTTCATGGGCACATGGCCGGACTGGCCCGTTTTGACCAGATTACGGGATGGAATGTTTTTAAAGCACTTTATGAGAAGAATGCCAATGTACTGGCTGCCATGCCTTCTTTACATGCTTCTTATCCGGTAATAGTTTTGTATTACGCCATAAAGAAAAAACTGGGATGGTTTAATATTTTCTTTGTCATTTTTCTGTTAGGGATTTGGTTCTCGGCAGTTTATACCGGCCATCATTACGTAATTGATGTCATTGCCGGCGCTTCACTTGCCGTTACCGGCATCTTTATCTTTGAAAAAATAGCCAATAAAATGCCATTCAAAAAATGGCTTTCCGACTTTGCCTCCATGATATAA
- a CDS encoding DUF4833 domain-containing protein, with the protein MISITKTTFVLTMLFSLFWSPMRLAENPKYPVPPKTFKRLFYIQRNHNENTIVYDANFDKQGRLKSNNPVHVYWIRYQEHGQTMPLRTVEKMFAYGVKTTPIKGKPGEYKVDLVATDKRDFLLKQIAPFKAIIYTTIDGQNAILDHIYIYADNSGFWPKVKYVELFGINPKTKKNVYEKMITE; encoded by the coding sequence ATGATAAGCATTACCAAAACAACTTTTGTCCTGACCATGCTTTTCAGCCTGTTTTGGTCACCGATGCGATTAGCAGAAAACCCGAAATATCCGGTTCCGCCAAAAACATTCAAACGGCTTTTTTATATCCAACGGAATCACAATGAAAATACTATTGTGTACGATGCCAATTTTGACAAACAGGGTCGCTTAAAGTCCAATAACCCGGTACATGTTTATTGGATCAGGTATCAGGAACACGGCCAGACCATGCCGCTCAGAACGGTTGAAAAAATGTTTGCCTACGGCGTAAAAACTACCCCTATAAAAGGAAAACCAGGCGAATATAAAGTTGATTTGGTTGCCACCGACAAAAGAGATTTTCTCCTGAAACAAATTGCTCCTTTCAAAGCCATAATTTATACAACCATCGACGGGCAGAATGCCATATTGGATCACATTTATATTTATGCCGACAATTCCGGTTTCTGGCCTAAAGTAAAATATGTGGAACTTTTCGGTATCAATCCCAAAACGAAAAAAAACGTTTACGAAAAAATGATTACCGAATAA
- a CDS encoding NAD-dependent epimerase/dehydratase family protein, giving the protein MKRILVTGASGFVGSFIVEEAIKRQFEVYAGIRKTSSRKYLSHPDIHFTELNFADKEDLKKTFQDLPRFHYIVHAAGIIKTCQVEHFDKVNFGYTKNLIEALIETQKVPDKFLFISSLAAYGPGDETTLQPIQPTDTPHPITYYGRSKLKAEQFLQAQDHFPYLILRPTGVYGPREKDYYLAYKSIKQHIETYIGSKKQHLSFIYVLDLATLVMDVLATDITRKAYFVTDLGHYTAEAFNALIKKELNKKTVVIVFPRFFVRTVVAITEKISCLFGKPATLNSDKYKELVSKNWLCNADELVKDFGFQPKYDLEKGIRHAIAWFKKEKLL; this is encoded by the coding sequence ATGAAACGGATATTGGTAACAGGCGCAAGTGGTTTTGTGGGAAGTTTTATTGTTGAAGAAGCCATAAAACGTCAGTTTGAGGTTTATGCCGGGATAAGAAAAACCAGTAGTCGGAAATATCTGTCTCATCCCGATATACATTTTACCGAATTAAATTTTGCAGATAAAGAGGACTTAAAAAAAACTTTTCAGGATTTACCCCGGTTTCATTATATCGTACATGCTGCCGGCATTATTAAAACGTGCCAGGTTGAGCATTTTGACAAAGTTAATTTCGGATACACAAAAAATTTGATTGAAGCGTTAATCGAAACCCAAAAGGTTCCTGATAAATTTTTGTTCATCAGCAGTCTGGCAGCCTATGGCCCGGGAGACGAAACCACCCTGCAGCCCATACAGCCCACCGATACCCCCCACCCGATTACCTATTACGGAAGAAGCAAACTAAAAGCCGAACAATTTTTACAGGCACAAGATCATTTTCCATATCTTATCCTGCGTCCCACCGGCGTTTATGGTCCAAGAGAAAAAGATTACTATCTGGCTTACAAATCTATCAAACAACATATCGAAACCTATATCGGCTCCAAAAAACAACATCTTTCCTTCATCTATGTTCTCGATTTGGCTACCCTGGTTATGGATGTGCTGGCAACAGACATTACCCGCAAAGCATATTTTGTAACCGATTTGGGACACTATACTGCAGAAGCTTTCAATGCCCTGATAAAAAAAGAATTAAATAAAAAAACAGTGGTGATTGTTTTCCCCCGGTTTTTTGTTCGTACCGTGGTAGCCATCACCGAAAAGATTTCCTGTTTATTCGGAAAACCAGCCACGCTTAACAGCGACAAATACAAAGAGCTTGTAAGTAAAAACTGGCTGTGCAATGCCGATGAGCTGGTAAAAGATTTTGGGTTTCAGCCAAAATACGATCTGGAAAAAGGAATCCGCCATGCCATCGCATGGTTTAAAAAAGAGAAATTGTTATGA